In Candidatus Acidiferrales bacterium, one DNA window encodes the following:
- a CDS encoding amidohydrolase: MILALRTLLVILLFVPVTFVSAGEKSSVQKAAKPPVHADLILTHGRIYTVEEGQPWADAVAIRGEKILAVGSEAELNHFRGPRTKTIDLRGRFAMPGMIDSHLHFRGGSLALEQVNLDGAYAIEEMKQRVREYAAAHPQKKWIVGRGWLYTSFAPGGLPDKRQLDEWVSDRPAILEAYDGHTNWANSRALAAAHITRDTPDPPGGMIVKDPATGEPTGALKETAGDLVTKLLPKPTHAEALAALRKGLKLAARSGLTSVVNADGGLNDLALFEALRSRGELTLRIYMAMNLAPTTTEKEIADFEKARKLYRSPWVRAGVIKGFMDGVIESHTAAMLEPYADDPKLNGKPNFTQKEIDRLVAELDRRGFQVMLHAIGDGGIRMALDAYENALKANGPRDRRFRIEHIESISPVDIPRFAGLGVIASFQPYHCYPESNLVEIWARNVGHERLPYSFAWNDIRRHGARLTFGSDWPVVSLSPWIGLQNAVTRQTDDGQPAGGWVGAQRVTLPQAIRAYTLDAAYAEFEDRRKGSLRPGKLADIIVLSQNPFEISPLKIRETKVLLTIVGGRIVHRDPI; encoded by the coding sequence ATGATCCTTGCGCTGCGCACGCTCCTGGTTATTCTCCTTTTCGTGCCGGTCACTTTCGTTTCGGCTGGGGAAAAATCGTCTGTTCAAAAGGCAGCGAAGCCTCCCGTTCACGCTGACCTGATCTTGACTCACGGAAGGATTTATACCGTAGAAGAAGGACAGCCGTGGGCGGATGCCGTGGCCATTCGCGGTGAGAAGATTCTGGCGGTCGGAAGCGAGGCGGAGCTGAACCACTTCCGCGGGCCGAGAACAAAAACCATCGACCTGCGCGGCCGGTTCGCCATGCCGGGGATGATTGACAGCCACCTCCATTTCCGCGGCGGCAGTCTGGCTCTTGAGCAGGTGAACCTGGACGGCGCTTATGCGATCGAAGAGATGAAGCAGCGGGTGCGGGAGTATGCCGCCGCCCACCCCCAGAAGAAATGGATCGTGGGCCGCGGCTGGCTCTACACGAGCTTCGCCCCGGGCGGCTTGCCGGACAAGCGCCAGCTCGATGAGTGGGTCTCCGACCGGCCGGCGATCCTCGAGGCCTACGATGGCCATACCAACTGGGCAAACAGCCGGGCGCTCGCCGCCGCCCATATCACCCGGGACACTCCCGATCCACCCGGCGGCATGATCGTAAAGGATCCGGCGACAGGTGAGCCGACCGGGGCCTTGAAAGAAACTGCCGGTGACCTGGTCACCAAACTTCTCCCGAAGCCAACCCATGCCGAAGCACTCGCGGCCCTGCGCAAAGGCCTGAAGCTCGCCGCCCGCTCCGGCCTGACCAGCGTGGTCAACGCCGATGGCGGCCTGAATGACCTGGCGCTCTTCGAAGCATTGCGCAGCCGCGGCGAACTGACCCTGCGGATCTACATGGCCATGAATCTGGCGCCCACCACAACCGAGAAAGAGATCGCCGATTTTGAAAAAGCGCGAAAACTTTATCGCAGCCCCTGGGTCCGCGCCGGCGTCATCAAGGGCTTCATGGACGGGGTGATCGAATCGCATACCGCCGCCATGCTGGAGCCGTACGCCGACGACCCGAAGCTCAACGGCAAGCCCAATTTCACGCAGAAGGAGATCGATCGCCTGGTAGCCGAGCTAGACAGACGTGGTTTCCAGGTGATGCTCCATGCCATCGGCGACGGCGGCATTCGCATGGCGCTCGATGCTTATGAAAATGCGCTCAAGGCGAACGGCCCGCGCGACCGGCGATTTCGCATCGAGCATATTGAGAGTATTTCTCCGGTGGACATCCCGCGCTTTGCCGGGTTGGGCGTCATCGCCAGTTTCCAACCTTATCACTGTTATCCGGAGTCGAACCTGGTTGAGATCTGGGCGAGGAACGTCGGCCACGAGCGGCTGCCCTATTCGTTCGCCTGGAACGACATTCGCCGGCACGGCGCGAGGCTGACATTCGGCAGCGATTGGCCGGTCGTTTCACTCAGCCCCTGGATTGGATTACAAAACGCTGTGACACGCCAAACCGATGACGGCCAACCTGCCGGCGGCTGGGTGGGCGCGCAGCGGGTGACACTGCCGCAGGCCATCCGCGCCTACACCCTCGACGCCGCCTATGCCGAATTCGAAGACCGACGCAAAGGCAGCCTCCGACCCGGCAAACTTGCCGACATCATCGTCCTCTCCCAGAACCCGTTTGAAATTTCTCCACTCAAGATCCGTGAAACGAAGGTCCTGCTCACGATCGTCGGCGGAAGGATCGTGCACCGCGATCCCATCTAG
- a CDS encoding DUF971 domain-containing protein, producing MTKTALNTPTGIKVHASTGKGLEIAWLDGHQSLYPFPYLRDACPCAACGSKPSHGSSGVALPLYRETPKPRSVEHVGQYAIQFVWNDGHDTGIYSFDYLREICPCDACKPTPRK from the coding sequence ATGACAAAGACAGCTCTAAATACCCCCACCGGCATCAAGGTTCACGCTTCCACGGGCAAAGGCCTCGAAATCGCCTGGTTGGACGGCCACCAGAGTCTCTATCCCTTTCCCTATCTTCGCGATGCCTGTCCTTGCGCAGCCTGTGGCTCAAAGCCTTCCCACGGCAGCAGCGGCGTGGCTCTCCCTCTTTACCGAGAAACCCCGAAACCGCGCAGCGTGGAACACGTCGGGCAGTACGCCATTCAATTCGTATGGAACGACGGCCACGACACCGGCATCTACAGCTTCGATTATCTGCGAGAAATCTGCCCCTGCGACGCATGTAAGCCCACCCCGCGGAAGTAG